From one Lineus longissimus chromosome 3, tnLinLong1.2, whole genome shotgun sequence genomic stretch:
- the LOC135484312 gene encoding hemagglutinin/amebocyte aggregation factor-like — protein sequence MDTFVFFLALVGAAVAGTLNPTPYDDPWERVCPIHQTFSRLESQHSNRKEDRTWTYTCKESPAKFGPVDRWSEEWTVMDAKVRHECGSNEVVAGFRSEHSNHHEDRKWQFMCRQLTFGTLTDCMWTGFWINDLDGDLNYDIPAGHMMVGLLSKHDNWQEDRRFKVKTCHYVDKTCV from the exons ATGGATACTTTTGTGTTCTTCTTGGCTTTAGTAGGTGCTGCAGTTGCTGGTACCCTCAACCCAACTCCATATGATGACCCCTGGGAAAG GGTATGTCCCATCCATCAGACATTCTCAAGACTAGAAAGCCAACACAGCAACAGGAAGGAGGACCGCACATGGACCTACACATGTAAAGAATCACCAGCAAAGTTTGGTCCAGTCGATCGGTGGTCAGAAGAATGGACAGTTATGGATGCCAAAGTTAGACACGAATGTGGTTCTAATG AGGTGGTCGCCGGCTTCAGGAGTGAACATAGCAATCATCATGAGGACAGAAAGTGGCAGTTCATGTGTCGTCAGCTGACCTTCGGGACCCTCACAGACTGCATGTGGACTGGATTCTGGATCAACGACTTAGACGGTGACCTGAACTACGATATTCCTGCCGGTCACATGATGGTTGGGCTCTTGAGCAAGCATGACAACTGGCAGGAAGACAGGCGGTTTAAGGTCAAAACATGCCACTATGTTGACAAAACCTGTGTCTAG